A window of the Natronomonas salina genome harbors these coding sequences:
- a CDS encoding HAD family hydrolase — MLVAFNFDGSLAESDAYALLAEEAGVAGDVASLTEQSRTGDLALVDSIRRRVDYLEGLPELEMKEALDRVALDPGAADLISALQANDHHVAIITAAPRQAVDVALTDAGVSADSVVAPMLDIDQNALTGDVSGRILDATKGELLEEIAVENEIPVDETIAVGSDDNDREMLETATDSVCFNPTSGMEQHCENTVTSMERLHEQFEQRNLV, encoded by the coding sequence ATGCTGGTAGCCTTCAACTTCGACGGGTCGCTCGCGGAATCGGACGCCTACGCGCTGCTCGCCGAGGAGGCCGGCGTCGCGGGCGACGTCGCCAGCCTCACCGAGCAGTCGCGGACGGGCGACCTCGCGCTCGTGGACAGCATCCGGCGCCGCGTCGACTACCTGGAGGGCCTGCCCGAACTCGAGATGAAGGAGGCCCTCGACCGCGTGGCGCTGGACCCCGGCGCGGCCGACCTGATCTCGGCACTGCAGGCCAACGACCACCACGTCGCCATCATCACGGCCGCGCCGCGACAGGCCGTCGACGTCGCGCTCACCGACGCCGGCGTCAGCGCCGACTCGGTCGTGGCGCCGATGCTCGATATCGACCAGAACGCGCTGACCGGCGACGTCTCCGGGCGGATCCTCGATGCGACGAAGGGCGAACTCCTCGAGGAGATCGCCGTCGAGAACGAGATCCCCGTCGACGAGACGATCGCGGTCGGCTCCGACGACAACGACCGCGAGATGCTGGAGACCGCCACCGACAGTGTCTGCTTCAACCCGACCAGCGGCATGGAACAGCACTGCGAGAACACGGTGACGTCGATGGAGCGGCTCCACGAGCAGTTCGAACAGCGGAACCTGGTCTAA